The DNA segment caatgttaacaaataaataacttttcaaattgagaaattaatagacttatttaaaatggtttatttaatttgtgttttaaaatgtagtttaattgaacattaaaacgttaaataaaaaaattaattttaaatgtataaataaatatatacatttacaactgtttatttaattcatgctttaaaacgtaaaaaaaagttttattgtgcacattttaaatgcacattttaaatcgctttttaaaaaagcatttgtcaaatgcttttctctctctatttgccaattgcttttctttttcgttttgccaaatgcttttctttatccATTTGTCAATCGAGTCAAAAAATGCCATTGGACAGTACACACGTGGGGGCAACCAATCAGCTTTCGGCTCAGGTTTAGGATACACCCCTTCTCCCGCATGTCATACGAAGTAGATGTAAGGCGGAGTTTCAGTGGACGGCAAGAAAGACCTACCGCCATTAAAACAGTAACTTTATACCTTGCGCGCCATAACTACATGACATGGCAGATGTAAACTCGGACACTGCATATATGTGAACAAAACAAGCATACAGACAAAAGCTCAAATTAAAGCGTGGTTGCACACCGTACGGAGACGGGCTGCGCAgtctagaacagtggttctcaactcatGGCCCTAGAGATCCACCTTCCTAACGAGCTCAGCCTTAATCCTGATAAAAAATCCATCGCGTATCACATTAAAGTACCTTAAGAGCGATACAAGTGCCAACTGCTTTGTATGCGTTTGAATCGCTCTAGCGGTACTTTAACGTGATACGGCAAGCAACCACCGGTGTGTACCCCTATAAAACAAGATGGACATTTGTTCTGCTCTTAGAATGAGATATGGCTACAAGCTTTGCTTGTTCTTTACTGCATTTTTAAATGGGCTGCCTGTCACCATTGTTTGCAGGATCTCTAATGTCTTGAAAGCTTTTGGTCAGTAGCTAATCAGGTACTGCATGCATCTCATGAGTGGATTATCAGATTGATAGCTTGTTAACCCCACTATCTTGAATCCCTTTGAACCTTTAGCCTTCTGTTTGCAAACGTTGATTAATAATAGGAAGGAAAATCGCACAAAGTCATGTTACCTTGAATCCATATCTATCATGACCCAGTATAAAAAAAGACACTGGTGgtttatattttgctttttcatGTGCCAAGTGAATGAGGACTGAGACTGAACAGTCATTGACATTCTGCATTAGGGATGGGCACGAGGACTCGAGTACTCAGATGCGACGATCGATGATGAAAACGATGATCGTTTGGGTCTATAAattcaattttaaataaaattattttctttccttctgattttctgtttataatgggttctagTGTTGTATTCGCGCTGCTCGCGGAGCAGGGCGAGCGTTTTCAATCCATTCCCATGGAAGCTGAGCTTGCGTGGTGCTCGCGGAGCAGGGCATGGAAACTGAGCTCGCGTCAGATGAGCATAAGAGCATAGCTTTCCTGTAATTCAGTGGTTGGAGCATGGctctaacaacgccaaggtcatgggttcgatcccagggattgcacataattagaaacaaatgtatagtataatgcaatgtaagttgtgTGACAGGGTAGgatagggctgggcggaatgatgGTATATGCCGTTACcacggaataaaatgtcaacattaagagatttttctattccgtgtattccgcggaatgtaaataagtaggcgtggttaactctgCGCTCTGCAAGTTAGGCGTTATGAAAAAAAAGTGAATCCGACGCTTTcgctctcacccgcagtgctcgtgcagggatctgcgcgtgcatataataaagctcattctcaggtatttcagaagtcaggttgctTTCTAAAGCTtgtttacagttttaataaagtttaactaGGCGAGTCAAGGAGAAACTTGTGTTGTAacgcgcgatgatgctcgccaTGTGAGCGCTGCTACTTGGAGacgcgtgtggagtcaccagagacttgcagtgcaaagacaagcacaagaataaacaaacctaaagacagagagtcgcaacacactaaaagtgcgCATCTAATAGAGTGAAGAgtgataaagacctacagtacagaccccatgaacaccagtcgTATACTGTActttcattgtttgtgcatatattcatacttaattgttatacatgttgtctatcttcgTACTGtttacatatgatatagccagaatttaaatataaataaataataaatctgattatcagaacgtAATTTGATATCCAAGCCACTTTATTTGTGGCAAGTCTCTTTGAGTTATCTTGTTTTACTCTTTTTGCTCAAACTTCTTCACGAGTTTTCAGACCATTATTAGCATGCAGTCAAAAGCTATAGCCCTATACATTTATTGTTCAGTCATTGTATAGTACATTTGACCTATCCTCATTTGTCCTGCACAGGAAAGCAGCTAAGGACAGTTActtgtttatgaaatgtagAGCTGCATGGTTTGTTAAGAGGATCTTCCTGCATTTTGTATAGGGTTTGGCATATCAAATGAATCTGCCTGGCATGTGTCATGGAGCGTACTTACATTTGTTTTGGCATGGCACTCTTTCAGTGTCAATTTTTGTGTTGTCTGAAGAATTATGGATATATAATATGATAACGTGGTACGTGAAAGGGCCTGTTTAGGACTCATGTCTCCTGTCTGTAAATCTACTCTAATAATACAGCTGCTCTTGTATTGACATAATGCTGTTTGTTTCTCATTAGGGTCCAATAAACAAGACAACACAACAAGGCCACAACTCAGTGCCAGTTTAGGGGCTCTGACACTTGTTACACTTGTCTTTAAATTTTGACATGCATGGAGCACATGGTGTGCGTGGAAGCTTTTAGCGCATATAtttgtgtgttatttgtttgacaatttgtttaataaagaaCAATATTGTGTAAAACCACTATTGTAGTTAAATGCGCTTTGTAATGCTAGTTTTGTTTGTCAGATATCTTTCTGCACTTGTAAATCCAAGGGGCTGGTCACAAAAAAGGTGCTGAAGTGCCCTGTTGAAGCTCTCTGTTACCATAGAAACCACTCTCTTAGCTGCCACTCCAGGCACTGTAGGCATGGAAACGGAACATATGACAGTGGTCCAATGGTTACATCATTGCAGTACCATAGATCTCAGGAGTGTGTTGAACTCCTCTTCACTTCATTGGAATGTGGAAATCTTGTATGAGCAACCTGTCATCTAGATGTGTAACTGTTGAATGCAGGCCAACGTTAGGTCAGGTAAGGATAATTTTATGGTCACAAAATGACTCACCATGTTAGTGAACTGAGCTGGTAATGCAGGTTATTAATAGAATTCCTGGAGTTAGCATAGGAAATATCTCGTCAGGTTTTAGACTGGTGTCTGCTAGATAAGAAAGGGTTGTTATGAAAGTGCACTCCGGGTGATTGCTTGATCTGCAACGGACTTTCATGGGCACACTGCAAAAGTAGTTTCTGGTGAATGCtgacattttaaattaattggGAGTCTGTCTTTAATGAAGATGTTATGATTCTAATGATGAGTAGTTGTGTGGGTGATCGTGGATGAAAGTCAGTGTTTGTCACAGGTGGCCTGAAGTGCTGGGTCGATAAGACCAGGCTGAATAAATCcctaatgttttttcttttgatgggTCCTAACGTTGAAACGCTCTTCAAAGGTCTAGCCCACTTCCTGCATCTACtggatgtgttttatttgtttattttagtgctttGGCACAGCGTGCCCTCTGGATCCTCGCACATTCATAGGCAATGAGTTATCATCTGGCCTTTTTTCGTTTACTGTGATGCTAAACAGAGCGCATGATCAAAGCGTGGCAGATCCGGAGTCACAGCACAGGTGCTGAATGCTGTTTCCAACAAAAATGAGAGATGATAGAAAAGTGGTCTCCAAGAAGGTATAATTCACAGCATGGATGAATACATTACTGTTATGTACACTTTTACATATGTATTACACATACATGTGCTTTGTCGTTTTAAAGATGATCTATATATCTGTTTACAGAGGAGGTTTAAGGATATGCTGCTTCCCTTTGATGAAAACCGAGAAGTGATCTCAAAGCTGAAGGTTGAAGGTTTAGATAAATGGATGGGGGTTTGCATGCAATCCTATCTGGGTTTATTTATAGTTCAATAGACGTGAGGTGTGGCAAGCTCAGACGCCTAGACATGCGGTTCTGTGACATCATGGCATACCACATGACTGGATTGTAGCTTGCTGAGGAATAGCAGGGTCTCCATGGTACAAACCAGGATCCCTCTGTGTGTCATTTAAACCTATTTGCAGCTTGTCAAGACCACATGACAATTTAATAAGTCCCATGGTTGGACTCAAATCCAACCTTTTAAATTAGATGGGGGTCATTCTGTGTCAACTCAACCAGAGGTCCCCGGCTtgaattttttctattttttctatttttacaggAGCAAGACCAACATCTGGAAATGCCACTGATGAATAGTTATtaagtaatcaattaatttgtagagggaggtaaaaatgtcaattttcacctgaaatttggagccatattaGAGGGGGTAAAAATGAGATGGGAAATATGACAGcatcataattttatttttacactgagATGCTAATCTGTTAATTTTAGCAatccttgatgcattttatgccaatggtgaaagctcaaaaatgaagaaagggcactttttgtgttctttttacaaaatgtgcATGCGTGTAACTCCAGAACTGTTAGAGAGACCTTAATGTCCTTTTATATTCTTGTAATTGACCTACTTGTCTTTTGGGAACTACATTATTAAAGCCCTATAAGCTTCAGTCCTAGAGAAATGAGGATCTCAATGCGGCTTCATGAGAAAACTATTAAAATGGACACATTTTCAGTCATCAACAACTAATTGTgggtcatttttaaaaaatctgtaacttcatttcttttaaagaagaatgtctgaagaacaaataatgttgaaactagaaatgtatcttttttccTTCTATTAAAACAACTGCACTAAACATAACCATTTCAGTGTCCTTTTGGCACTGAGTTACTTTCAAAAATGATCGGGTTAAGGCACATTAACTTGCTctgaataatttatttataagattctatatttctttaaattatagGGAAATTTTGATAAAGGGATGTTGTGACTATCCCTTTATCAAAATCTCCCTATAACTCAAAGAAATATACAATCttataaataaactattcagAGCAAGTTAATGAATTACATTTTGAAGATGTTCGAAAACTGATGAAGTTTGCATACATGTCAAATGTGGTGAAAATTTTTGTCTGAAGTGAGCGTAAAAAGTTGAGAAAGAAAACGGATGTCAATACAATATATCTGACAAATagttcactttcacttcacttcactttcacattAGTGACAGCAGCCTAATATTCCTGCTATTCTATGTAGTTGATATGactcaaacaaatgaaaagagaagcACTCACTGACTCCGTAACCTTTGTAGCTTTAATAGGAATTTGTATTGTTATCGTTTCACAGTTTGTAGTGCAAAATTTGCCAGTAggagtttaaaaatggaaaataaatctgcctccactaattattataaaaatataaacgaGCTCAAAAAGGTGATCACTATTGCTTTTTTGAGGGCTCATTTATGCTAACCTGCTTTTACCAACTGCGATCTCATTACTatgtgttgtggatgtgactTGTGCCATATCATCACCATTAATTAACCCTATGAAactaatgattaaattactacttGAGCACAAAATAGTTTAGTAGAGTACACAATTCATCATAGATCTGGTCACTTTATTTTGCTCTCAAAATGCCACCCTCAATAGGACAACAAATGTGAGTCTTATTTCTTCCTTTTTAAAAAGTAGGatttttattatgatgaatTTGGCTGAATTTGGTATGTTAAGCTATGTTTATATATACCATAATTGCATAAAACTATGGTTTTGTGGGTTATAATTATGCCCCCACTTCTTTCGAGTCATTCTGTGATCCATAAACAAAATGCATACATCAAAATTTAAGAAACGTCTGTTCAAAAACGGCATGTTACTAGTTTCAAgggaaattattattttttgtttgacaaataaccCTGCATATGTGTCTACTCTCACAACCCCGCAAAAAAAGTTTGATCTAGTTTGTCTGGCTGTGCTTCACATATTGGAAGCAGGGAAAGTTCTAATAATTAAACAGGCAAATCTTGGTTTATCAAATACACTTTTGTAAAGAGACCTACCACACTGCCCTAACAAGCATGAAACGAATGTATCTTTCACAGCTTTGGCTATCCGAGATTCAATTTTtcaataatcattcaaaactttagttaaataaaagtatgtaattcacaaaaacagtCCAtatcagtgttttaatattatatattatgttgttaattaacattattggtgcattattgtgttttaaatttataaGGTTGGTtgatttaatatactgttgggtTTTAATCTATataaacgtgtcatattctctaaaattaaatataatttttctggctccatatttgtttaaaaaagtcagatACCTGTACGTTTCTGCTGTGTCCTGCTGCTGTCACCACACAACATAagcagcaggtgacgcaattaggaaatcctcTGTGAGGCTAGGgcgtctcatttcagttcggtTCTTGGACGTTtgaggctgcgtgctttgaagaACAATTCCTCGTTTTTAAGTCTGCGACCTTAGAAGGTtgcagcccccgaattgggacacagctattGTAGCTTCAGAAGACTCATTGTAAAGTTGCAAGAAGCATTTATCAGGCCCTCACATCTTGGTGCACATTGGAGATGCTGGTGTGAAGTTTGAACATCCCTAACCTCTCAAGTTCATGTTTCATGGCACTCTGAGACTGCAGGGCCAAGAATCTCAAAATGATAATTTCACTTAAAGTTTGTTGTTAATAGAAATCCGTCTGTTGAGCACTAAGACTAATAAACCTTCCAGATTTGCATTCACTTTGCAGTGGGCGTTTTCGGACCATATGTGGCAGTTTGTTAAAATGGCTGCCGTATTTTCTCTCTATTTTTAACTTAATATGTGAAGGTGCACCATTACTGTGGTGCTACGTCACTGATGTAGTGTGAAGGAACATTTTATCTTAACTTGTAGGCTacaacatgttttttgttgtgcCACAACCCACTTCCCTCATTTTATTCCAATGTTTGTTGCACTCacactttgtttttctttctccatAGACGGTGGCCTGAGCCATGGGGGCGTTTTTGGACAAGCCCAAAACGGAGAAGCACAATGCTCACGGAGAGGGAAACGGCCTGCGTTTTGGCCTGAGCAGTATGCAGGGATGGAGAGTTGAGATGGAAGATGCACACACTGCAGCCTTGGGCCTGCCGCACGGTCTGGACGACTGGTCCTTCTTTGCGGTCTACGACGGCCACGCCGGCTCCCGCGTCGCTAACTACTGCTCCAAGCATCTGTTGGAACACATCGTCGCCGTGGGGTCGGCAGATGAACTGCGGAAGGCCGGAGCTCCAGCGCCTGAGACGCCGGCCATAGATGCGGTGAAGGGAGGAATCCGTGCCGGCTTCTTGAGGATCGACGAGCACATGCGCAGCTTCACAGACCTGCGGAATGGGATGGACCGCAGCGGCTCCACCACGGTCGCTGTGCTGCTCTCTCCCGAACACCTGTATTTCATCAACTGTGGGGATTCGCGTGCCCTTCTCTGTCGCAACGCTCACGTCTGCTTCTCTACACTGGACCATAAACCCTGCGACCCAAGGGAGAAGGAACGCATTCAAAATGCAGGTGGCTCGGTGATGATCCAGAGGGTCAATGGGTCGCTGGCTGTTTCTCGTGCACTAGGTGATTATGACTACAAGTGTGTTGAGGGCAAGGGCCCCACAGAGCAGCTTGTGTCGCCAGAGCCGGAAATATTCGAGATCGCCCGGTCAGACGCGGAGGATGAGTTTGTGGTGCTGGCGTGTGATGGTATCTGGGATGTGATGAGCAACGAGGAGCTGTGTGCCTTTGTGCGATCGAGGCTGGAGGTGACAGATGACCTGGAGAGAGTTTGCAACGAGGTGGTAGATACATGTCTACACAAGGTATGGTTCACTATGTACCCCTTAAGGTTGCGTTTAATGCTATGGAGATTTGTTACCTTCAATTTTAGTTTAAATGAAGCTCATGTTTGTCACTGATGTGAATGCTAACCTGCTGTTTATGTGTTACAGCGTGCAAAGACTTTGCTTTACTTATTTGACTTGTGTGACACTTgttctaaaatatattttgctcagatttttagattctttctctttttcaccTTTCAGGGAAGTCGAGATAACATGAGTATTGTATTAGTCTGTTTGCCAAATGCACCCCAGGTGTCAGAGGAGGCGGTGAATAAAGACGCAGAGTTGGACAAGTACCTTGAGTCACGCATGGAGGGTGAGAactagacacacacattcacgtaCAGTATAAATATGCCTAGATTGTTCACTGTGAGTCTTGGAGCATTCGTACAACCATATAAATAGTCAATGTTTGGCTCAGTTGATTTAGAGTGGACCACAAAAGCATTTGGATTCTTATAGCACACTTAATGTgtgaatgtcattgcattatGTAACATTGTTAAGGCAAGTGGCCTTTTtgaaagaaggaaattacactttttaaataaaatcacagcacaaaaatagttttgttaGGTTTTAATGCATTTGTAGGTATGTAATTCATAAGTGTTTGGACACTTTCTGACTGTCTGGTTATCATTAGGATAATATGTctatagtgttgtcacgataccaaacttcgataccagtcggtactaaatgtgacgatacttgcatttcccgctatcattttgagcgctgttgaacagattatgaaagacctctgattggccattGTGTTTCCAAGCTCATTggatatgtctttgaatggctccttaCTGAGCGCTTGCGTAACCAAACACGGAAGCGtgtgaaatgatcattgcatcGCACTCTCTACCGAGCGCTTACAAAGATACATACGGAAGCGTTTGATTTAGACTTTGATAGGCAGTACCGACTGGTACCAAAGTTTGGTGTCATGATAAGCCGCAGAAAAAATcaagagaccattttaaaatgatcatttttgtttaattctgtgaactattaacaatttttttgaccaaatttcaaataaaaatattgtttctatttgcatttatttgcagaaaatgaaaactagagaaacaggtcaaaataacagaaaagatgctctgtattttttcagacctcaaatactgcaaagaaaacaagttcatattcacttttaagcaatacaactgtaatatttgtacatgtatttaagaaaagttacaaaaaatacatatgaAAACTATGATAAAAATCAAGTTTATCatatgtcttgtcatgctgtcagtctttcacattgctgttggttgACTGTaggtcactcttgaggtttgattttgttgaaagtcACACTACTAAACCTTACTGTCTAACTACAGACCAATATCAAATCTTCCTTTTATAGGCAAGATCATTGAAAAGGTTGTCTTCAATCAGCGGACCAAATTCTTAAACTCAAATGGCTACCTGGACAATTATCAGTCTGGTTTCCGTCAGCATCACAGCACAGAGACAGTGCTCATAAAGATAATAAATGATATTCGATTGAATTCTGATTCAGGCAAAATATCAGTTCTGGTATTACTAGATCTcagtgctgcctttgacacggtAGATCACACCATACAATTTGTATATGCTCCCACTtggccaaataatgaaaaagtacCAAATTGCCTACCACAGCTATCCTTATGACACTCGAGATCTACCTAGCCCTCTCACCCAATGACTACAGGCTATTGACTCTCTTTGCCAGTGCATTGATGAAATTAACAGCTGGATGTGTTAAAACTTCCTTCAGTTAAATAAagacaatttttatttatttggtaacAAGGATGAAACTAACAAGGTAAACACATGCCTTGACTTAAGAGGTCTAAAGACACAAAGTAAGGTAAAaaatcttggtgtcattttagagtctgaccttagtttcagcagtcacgtaaaagcaataagcaaatcagcgtactaccatctcagaaacatagccagaatcagatgttttgtctcaaaccaagatttagagaaactagttcatgctttcatcaccagcGGGGTGGATTACTGTCCTTACAGGGCTTCCCAAAAACACcatcagacagctgcagctcatacagaacgCTGCTGCCAGGATTCTGACCAGAACCAAAAATCTGAGCATATCACTCCAATCCTCAGGTCCTTACACTGGTTACCAGTTACTTATAGAATCAACTTCAAAGTATTATTAATTGTCTATAAATCACTCAATGGGacttaaatacatttcagatatgcttattgaatataaaccagatcattaggatcaagtcagttagaGATAACAAGGGTTCACTCAAAACAGGGCGAGTCAGCATTTAGCCATTACGCCACCCGTAGATGGAATCTGCTTccagaagacatcagatgttcaccaacagtagctacttttaaatccaaattaaaaacacacttgtttatctgtgcatttacaacctgagcactgtgctggtttacatcaactgaatttctatttcttttgttcttattttaatatatacactcacatttttaataaattttattgccgttttattgtttcttaaaatctaaagttgtatttgtgatcttaaatcatttgcattttaaagatacgtcttatttctctttgtcagtcattttatgtaaagcactttgaattgcccttgtgtatCATCTGTTAGTTATGAGTCCTTCTAAAGCTGACTATGAAAAGTAAAATTAATTCTGAGAAAAGGTCTAACATTCTTTTGAAGATGACCCTtgatattttattaatgcaATGCCATTCATTTTCAGTGTCTAAAAGTGTCAGAATACTTTTTGGGGTCGCTGTAAAACACACATTAGTTTCAGAATAAATGCCATGTTCCCTCCCCCACATTTTGTAATTCTCTGCTTATGTTCTTGAATGCACTATCCTATCTTCCTTCCTCTTTGATCTCCCTCTCTTCCCAGTTTAATATCTTTCAATAGCCTGACATATTTCACTTTCGTCCTCCTTTTCTCCATTGGCCTTCTTTTTCCGCATATGACGTGGTGGTACTCTGGCaagtgtttgttatttttgtggggTTTTGGGGGTTATGTAAACGCTTGGCTCCAAGCATTGGGCAAAGGTTGGGGTAACGTTGTAATGTTTGGCTGGGTGCTTAGAGGGCCTGAGTGAGTCGTCGGCACTGCTGCTCTGGTGAGGAATGCGCTGGCTGAACATCTAACTGGCAACAGGCCCAGAGCAGACCAATTGGGCCACAGGGTTTCCTTCTACAGTCTGTCTCGCGTGTTTTCTTGCTTCTCTCTTAATGTCTCTGTTTCTTTATTTCTGTCTCTTTACCTTCCATTGGCGTTTCTTTTCTCCTCAGAGGCTTTTCACTATTTACcccatttctttctttaaaataatacCAAATATTGGCAATAGTGAACTAGTATCCACTGATATGAACTCATTTCTCTGTTGGCTCCTCTGAAATAAACCAGGACACATATTCGACAGTCCTGCTATATTTGTGTTCCATTGGCTGCtgaattttgtaaatatttagcaAGCTTTAACCTGTGGTTGATCTTTTGTCCTCATCAGAGCTCATAGAGAAAGCAGGGGAAGAAGGCGTGCCTGAGCTGGCACATGTCATGAGCAGCCTTTCCCAAGAGAATATCACTAACCTCCCACCAGGGGGCGGCCTTGCCAGCAAGTAAGTAAATATTACCCTTGCAAGCATAGATTGACACCTGCATAAGTACAATTACAGGGTGTGGGGTGTTAGGAGCTTGAAAAGTTTGTAGGTTCACTATCAAGCAGACTTGAACCAGAATCTTGCTTTCTTCAATGGACGTTATCCAttgtgatagtttacccaaaaataaaaattctgtcatcaattactcaccctcttgtcatttcaaacttttatgactttctttcttccgcagaacacaaaaagaagatattttgaagaatgttgttaaccggcacccaatgacttgcattggttttgtgtccatacaatagaagtgaaaggggatcagtgctgtttggttaccaactttcttcaaaatatcttcttttgtgttctgcggaagaaagaaagtcacacaggtttgaaatgagggtgagtaaatgatttttgggtgaactatcccttaagtAAAGAGTCTTGTCCATTTTGAGTCATACACCTcatattttaatgatttaataaaacaatttaaagcaaatactgtacaaaatcaCATCACTTGTATGTGAATACAGAACGCAGATTACTAGTGCAAATAGGTGAATCCCCAATGAAATCTGCTTACAAAGCAGCACTCACACAGATGCCAGATGCCCATGTTGTATGCACTGCACAGTTTTAGCATTACGCGCACCACCAAAACGAATCAGACGAATGTTAATCATttccaattttatttatttgtacctTCTTAAAGCACAGCAATAGCAACACCTTGTCATTccttgatatttttatacaagaGCCACAAGGGGCTAAAATAACTTCTGTTCTGGAAGCATGAGTTAtaaatgttttcacattttctgtaaCAGTGTGTCTGTTTTTTTGTCGCTGCAGGCATAGTGTTATTGAAGCAGCGTACAAACGGTTGATCCCCCAAAGAGAAGAGGACGGTGTAAGTATGCACAGCCTAGTTTTTTAGAGGTCTCAAACCTCCCAGTATGGTGGCAGCTTTGCCCCAGGGTTTACAATAAAAGGATAGACGTGTAGAGATCCCACCTTCCCCTTTGAGTCATCTCATCATGAGACGTTACCTTGAATCCCACCTCACTCAATCTTACCTAAGCTCTCTATcacaggggttcccaaacttttcagcccgcgatccccaaaataacagtgccagggaCTCATGTCCCCCACTATTCTCGGAGGTGGgtaaagtatacaaacattgCTCGCAGCTGCGCACATGCACTTATTAGGTCTATCCAAACACGTGCATAATGACgacacaaaagaacacagtctaacataaaatgactttatagttatttactcattattttactctgttgttatacataaaccatgaactattactaaagatggtcaaatttcatcaaactgattcgagtgctgatggatgtcctCTTTATGCAAATGCCGGCCACTTTTTGTAGGCGACCTGAG comes from the Triplophysa rosa linkage group LG9, Trosa_1v2, whole genome shotgun sequence genome and includes:
- the ppm1ba gene encoding protein phosphatase 1B isoform X2, encoding MGAFLDKPKTEKHNAHGEGNGLRFGLSSMQGWRVEMEDAHTAALGLPHGLDDWSFFAVYDGHAGSRVANYCSKHLLEHIVAVGSADELRKAGAPAPETPAIDAVKGGIRAGFLRIDEHMRSFTDLRNGMDRSGSTTVAVLLSPEHLYFINCGDSRALLCRNAHVCFSTLDHKPCDPREKERIQNAGGSVMIQRVNGSLAVSRALGDYDYKCVEGKGPTEQLVSPEPEIFEIARSDAEDEFVVLACDGIWDVMSNEELCAFVRSRLEVTDDLERVCNEVVDTCLHKGSRDNMSIVLVCLPNAPQVSEEAVNKDAELDKYLESRMEELIEKAGEEGVPELAHVMSSLSQENITNLPPGGGLASKHSVIEAAYKRLIPQREEDGGFPNFSARDPQNNSARDSCPPLFSEPTCFI
- the ppm1ba gene encoding protein phosphatase 1B isoform X3 is translated as MGAFLDKPKTEKHNAHGEGNGLRFGLSSMQGWRVEMEDAHTAALGLPHGLDDWSFFAVYDGHAGSRVANYCSKHLLEHIVAVGSADELRKAGAPAPETPAIDAVKGGIRAGFLRIDEHMRSFTDLRNGMDRSGSTTVAVLLSPEHLYFINCGDSRALLCRNAHVCFSTLDHKPCDPREKERIQNAGGSVMIQRVNGSLAVSRALGDYDYKCVEGKGPTEQLVSPEPEIFEIARSDAEDEFVVLACDGIWDVMSNEELCAFVRSRLEVTDDLERVCNEVVDTCLHKGSRDNMSIVLVCLPNAPQVSEEAVNKDAELDKYLESRMEELIEKAGEEGVPELAHVMSSLSQENITNLPPGGGLASKHSVIEAAYKRLIPQREEDGSAADLEDPW
- the ppm1ba gene encoding protein phosphatase 1B isoform X1, giving the protein MGAFLDKPKTEKHNAHGEGNGLRFGLSSMQGWRVEMEDAHTAALGLPHGLDDWSFFAVYDGHAGSRVANYCSKHLLEHIVAVGSADELRKAGAPAPETPAIDAVKGGIRAGFLRIDEHMRSFTDLRNGMDRSGSTTVAVLLSPEHLYFINCGDSRALLCRNAHVCFSTLDHKPCDPREKERIQNAGGSVMIQRVNGSLAVSRALGDYDYKCVEGKGPTEQLVSPEPEIFEIARSDAEDEFVVLACDGIWDVMSNEELCAFVRSRLEVTDDLERVCNEVVDTCLHKGSRDNMSIVLVCLPNAPQVSEEAVNKDAELDKYLESRMEELIEKAGEEGVPELAHVMSSLSQENITNLPPGGGLASKHSVIEAAYKRLIPQREEDGGFPNFSARDPQNNSARDSCPPLFSESAADLEDPW
- the ppm1ba gene encoding protein phosphatase 1B isoform X4, whose translation is MGAFLDKPKTEKHNAHGEGNGLRFGLSSMQGWRVEMEDAHTAALGLPHGLDDWSFFAVYDGHAGSRVANYCSKHLLEHIVAVGSADELRKAGAPAPETPAIDAVKGGIRAGFLRIDEHMRSFTDLRNGMDRSGSTTVAVLLSPEHLYFINCGDSRALLCRNAHVCFSTLDHKPCDPREKERIQNAGGSVMIQRVNGSLAVSRALGDYDYKCVEGKGPTEQLVSPEPEIFEIARSDAEDEFVVLACDGIWDVMSNEELCAFVRSRLEVTDDLERVCNEVVDTCLHKGSRDNMSIVLVCLPNAPQVSEEAVNKDAELDKYLESRMEELIEKAGEEGVPELAHVMSSLSQENITNLPPGGGLASKHSVIEAAYKRLIPQREEDGPTCFI